The Apostichopus japonicus isolate 1M-3 chromosome 14, ASM3797524v1, whole genome shotgun sequence region TCATTGGCAGCATTTTGGTCTGACCATTGGTCCCCGAGGTCAACGCTAAGATGATCGGTCTGTTCTTGGTTATGACACCGTCTTCCCCTTTCAGGAGGCATTCCACAAAGGGCTTGTAATGGTCAAATCGAGTCAATGGGTGAAACCGTACATAGTCCTCTCTGCTTGTGATCTTGCTTAAGCCATGAATTTTGCCGTACTTTGTATCCTTTGCAGCTTGGAGTAGCCCTAAGAGTTTCTCATCTTGAACAGCTCGAAGGTTTTTGCAATCTTTTTCCAGCTTTTTGCGATTATAAGAGCCCAGCATTCGGAACACAAATATAGTCACATACTGATCAAAGGCAGTGCGATATGTGTGGTATGGTGATTTCTTCTTTTGAAGAAAGTCGTAAGAGATAGCTGTGAATCCTACCACAGCAAGAATTCCACCTCctgtaaaaagaaaacaaaaacaggtgATTGACAAACACAGTAACTAACACCAAATTTCTTGAAAAAGCTAAACTTTAATATGAAGTTGTAAACATTATTACACAGTTCCATTTGGTAGTggaaaatagaaaaacaaaacaatgaaagttAGCATCCTTATATATTTGCTGCATATAAGGACATTTTGTGTTTCGCAAACTTGCCCCTCCCAGTGTATTGATGATATGgtccaacccccacccccccacccctccttgtCCATGTGCACTATAGCTCTCCCCCACCTGACCAACATACTGCTGTAAACTGAAGTACTTTAATATCATGAAAAGTTTATGAGTAAATTGAACTAAGAAAATCAACCATAGAAGGATGTTTCTACCTTAGCTTTCATCAAACTTAACTAATTAAACTCATTTCAAGATGTAAATGTACAGGACGTTATAAAGGAAATCTAATAGatctgaaataatatatattacctGTGATCAGATAACTTATCATTGCCGGTTTTTAGTGCGGTTTGCACTGACTGTCTGCTAAGGACACAGGCCTGGTTATTGTTAATAACACTGTTGAACTCTGAACAGAATATGACTGGCATATGATTCTGTAGCTACACTACTGCAGTAAGGcacataggctaggcctaaggtTTAGTGTTGAAGTAAATTAAGTCAGTGAAGCCTTAGTCATTTCTGGAAAGTCGCAAGGAGAAATTTAGAACAGCGATCCAACTAGCAAACATCCTTGAAATTCAGGAAAGTTGAATGTTAAGCATTGGTCTGACCGTGCAAAGTGCAATAAACTCTAGATAGCAACCTGCAACAGGTCAAAAAGGTGTTAAGTCTAACCGCAATGGAACGGAGACCgccaaatacatacaaaaactGTACAATGCAGACTATGCAGGAAGTTGTCAAGGTTTTCTTCTAGTCAACGTATTGCGCAATAGCAGCAGGAATGGAAAATAGTGTTGAACctcagaataaaaaaaaatgctagatTCTTTTGACATAAAGAATtcctcttcaacatgaaagatGTTTTGAAAAGTCTCTATGTTTTCAGTGATGACTGATGctgataaagttaactttcacaTCAAACACCAAACTGaaataaagaaagcaaaacGTTGATATTGTTAACGTTGTCGTATGAAATGGTCACTCCAATTGCATTAATGAATGTTACTTCGACAATATTGCCCTAAAAAGCCTATTATTTAAAATTTGCTAGTTCACCTGATAAGCTGACAGCGGGCGGGGTATTTTACTTTTTAGCCGTCTTTAGAACAATTGAATTGGCTCGAATCTCATCGTGATGGATGACTTGTCAGCTACATTGCGAAGAGCGACGggaaataaattacaaaagttTGAACAAATTAGAGGTAGGGCTAGCTTGGTTTTGTACTTAACAGTATAACACTAACACTGAAACAGTCACAGGCCATTGGCCTAACGTATGCTAGGCTTAGCTGTTTACCGCTCATTACTAAAATACTAGTTACTACAGCCTAGGCATTAGTTAGGTCCAAGCTAATTTAGTTATGTTAGTTAgcgttagttagttagttagtgtTAGTTGCGTTAGGCCCATCAGTTACCTTGAGATTGTAATGCACTGCAGATGGGTCAACGGCCCGGGCCAGTTGACTACGTAGGTTAGGCAATAAGCAGGTGACGTTATACTTTATAGATCTCGCAGTAGAATCAtagttttttcattttttttttttacactgcCAAATTGTAACTTACTTTCCATCAAATCACTCACAAATCTAGTGTGATGTTCGTTAAAAATAATTTCCGAAATATGTTAATGTGAAATTAATGTTTAAAGGTCAATGCAGATATGTTAACTTCAATCAATGTTGATGTCATATCCTTTTCATTACATTTCAGGGAAACAAGCTGATACTTTTCCATTTCCCTTTTGGGATGTTGTTGTCATCAGTGCAGCAGATGAATCACAAAGTGTTGCATTCCAGCAGCAGATAAATGAAAAGATCCAACAGGGTCATCTCCCTTTAGATGTGTGCTTCATTTGTTTTCCAGATCCAGGCTCTGACAAAATAGGTAAGTTAATTTGGCCAGAGTTGGTACTCTCGTGAGCTGGCTATGACTGacataaaatgtaacatttttctgTCATCGTATTACATCAAAATTTGGTTATTCACACTGaaatattcatttcaatttcatctCAGGCTCTATTTAAAATACACTTCCTTTCTGGTAAGTTCATATGTGTGTGTAAAGTTGACTTCAACATATGTCCagaatttatcattttaattcaaagtaCCATGTGCTTCAtgaacaaatataaaataacaatcAGGATCAAACAATAATCAGCCCTCCATCATAGTATTACAAGAATGATTTATCTTTATTTTCCAACATCTATTTACTATTAATTTTTGGGTTTCATCCTAATTAAAACTTTGACAAGCATTTAACTGGTGAATTATTCCCATTTCAATATGCTGTATTAAATACTCCCACTTAGTTATCATATATGACCTGTTTCAAAAGCAACTGTGGTTACATAAATATGGTGCTATCAAATTGGCAACATAAGATTACCAtcattaataatttattcttttctcaattttattttttcacaGGTCCCGGTGGCTCTTTAATGGCTGTTTGTCACATGTTACATGAGGCTTACGGTACAAAACTGAAGGACCTCAGAGTACTCTTCCTTCCAGCAGGAGGGTTCAGCCAGCGACTTCCTAGTGCTAGCGTGCTGGGTAAGATATTCACGACCCTCCCACTCGGAAATCCAATTTATCAAATGCTGGAATTACAACTGGCCATGTACATCGATCTGCCATCCAGAATGACAGGCGGGATGTTCCTGGCCTGTGCTGATACCTTCATTCTTTACGACGCCGACGACGGTTCGTCGTGGAGCTTCGACAAGTCTGGTATAACAGCCTTTGCTCATCCATCAGAATTGGAAGTTGGAAGGAACCACGGTGTATTTGTTGTTTCTCAGGTGGACTTGAATCCGAGTAAGGTCTCCATGGTGGAATGTGAGAGGTTTTTGCATAAAGTCAGTCCAGATGTTATGAGAGCAGAGGGTGCAGTTTTGCCTCAGTCGTTTAATCCATCGGGTGGTGATGAAAGAATACTCATCGATAGTAGTTTTTTTATCGACTGTGAAACTATCGATAAGTTGATCGATTTCTATGTGAAAGTGCAGCCGTTGCGGTTTGAGATTGACTCCCATGGCGACTTCTTGCAGGCGTTAGGAACCAAGTCAAACTCGGCCTACATCTCGAACATGCAGAATGCCGTCAGCCAATCGCAGTCTCTGCTTAAGATGAGGAAGGATATCTTTGATGTGCTCAGAGGCACCAGCCTTCATGCACTGGTGTTGAAGGAGTCTAAGTTTTATCACATCGGCACAACTAAGGAGTACCTCCATCACTTTTGTCAGAATGACGTCCTTCAGTCTGAGCTCGGACTGAAACAGAATGTCGGTAACCATTACACGGGTGACATGTTTAACCATAACTCTGAATTATGTGTTATGAATAGCGTCCTACATTCTGATGTCAAAATCTCAAGAAATGTTGTATTGGAGTTCTGTCACTTTCAGGGTGCTGTCAGCATAGCGTCAAATACTATCGTTAGTAACTGTCGCTATAGTAACCAATCCACTTCAGAAGCTGTTGAGATTCCTGCAGATAACTTCTTGCACACTGTTTGTGTCAGGCACCAAGGCAAACGCCAGTTCGTGACGGTGTTCTTCAACGTCGACGACAATTTAAAGAAAGGACAGCCGCAGAACAGTTTGGGGGATCTTATCTTCCTAGGTCAAAGGTTAGGTAATGCTTTAGACAAGTCATTTGATATACCAACTACCATCTTTGACCCTGACGAAAGCACTTTCAGTCTGTGGAATGCTAAGCTGTTCCAGCCTCGATCGACCATGGATGAATCGTTTGCACATGCTTTATCGACCATGAAAAGTCTACGAGTCGGTGGTCATAATAGCTCAAACTTGAAGTCTTTATTTGAAAATAGCCTCTCCATGAAAGACATTCTGAAGTCAAAAGATATTGAAGGAATGCTAGAATTTCGCCGTAACCTTACAGCAAGCATACTTAAACTGTAAATTATTTTAGTTACCCCAGGGCATTAACAACTTGTTACATTCCATATATGCAGTCTAGAATTGTACAAAAATACCAAttaaatgctttttttttttggtttacttAAATTTATGTCTTAAATGTCACAGTAGTTTAAtactttttggttttgttgctTTAGCACCCATGCTAACCTCTGCAGCCTAGTGTGTGTGACGTGGACTGACACCCTAGCGTGTTAACATTATTAGTATCTTAAGAAGAAAATGTGTGACTGATGTAGCACGATGTTGtacttggtatatatgttgGTCATGGTCAGTATATGGTCGCTGGTTTTCGGTAGGGCTATTTTGCATGTTAATGAGTGGGGCGTAATATTATATTCTGTTACAGCCTTTCATTGCAGCCTCCTCAGCTGGTTTTGTTGATTCCGTTGACGACTTTGCTTTCGCCCATACTGTATCTGAGATTGGTAGAGAATTACTTAACGGTAGGTACGGTCTTGATAttttaacatacatacatacatacatacatacatacatacatacatacatacatacacacatacatacatacatacatacatacatacatacaacattcACGACAAGGCATTGTTAGTTcaaaatgcatattcatactgGGTATGGCTGATATAACTACATGTgctttgcaacaacaattttacctcattaatattcatgagtggatgGGGCTTAGTGGGAAATTTGCATAAATAGATTGTAAAAACAATATCTCAACAAGCACAAGttgaattaatatttcattaattaatattcatcaaattgcaaaaCATGACTTTTGAACATAAGACAAGAACCAAATGTTCCCTGATTTTCATCCTTGACATATCAGGTTTGTCACACTGCATTTATTTAAATCAACCGTGCTGTTTTTGTGTGCTCACATGCATCTCCAAGGTCAGCAAAAAGATTGCCTAATCCAATGGTGTAATCAATAGACTGAAGAATTTTTCATAAGTCACTTTTTACCCTTGTGCTACCCCATCTCAACTATAGTCTTCTTGTGTGGTACAATAGGCAGTCAACTCTTCTTAACAGTTTATTTAAGTTACAGAAACATGTTACCGGAATATAAACCAGACTCATTACATCTCGCATAAATGCTCTTCTCTTTATAGACTCCAATACATTAACTCTATATGACTTGTACAAGTACCAACTAGGCATCTTTATGTACAAATTTCATCATTGGTCTTCTCCCACCAGCTTTTAATAACTTTTATACTTTGCAATTCTAGTTATCACTCCTATAATTCTCGTTCGATGAATATGCTACACCATCCTTACTCTAGAACTAGTCTTAACCATTCTCAAATTTGTGGCACAGGTGTACCCTTTTGGAATGCTCTTAatcatgtcattaaaatttctcCAACACTCAATACATTAAAGCGATAATATAAACCAACACCTACTACATAGAAATTCATCTAAGTTATACTTCCtaatttttcttatatttctttctttccataagacatatattttttaatggttatcttagggggggggggggggggaggggtgttgtaCATTGTTACAGAGGGACCAGACCAGAAAAGTATCcacttatttttttcttgttcctCTACATTCAtctcatatatattattttgatactctatatttactgtttactaTATTTGATGCCATCTATTTTTATCCCAC contains the following coding sequences:
- the LOC139979356 gene encoding fucose-1-phosphate guanylyltransferase-like, whose protein sequence is MDDLSATLRRATGNKLQKFEQIRGKQADTFPFPFWDVVVISAADESQSVAFQQQINEKIQQGHLPLDVCFICFPDPGSDKIGPGGSLMAVCHMLHEAYGTKLKDLRVLFLPAGGFSQRLPSASVLGKIFTTLPLGNPIYQMLELQLAMYIDLPSRMTGGMFLACADTFILYDADDGSSWSFDKSGITAFAHPSELEVGRNHGVFVVSQVDLNPSKVSMVECERFLHKVSPDVMRAEGAVLPQSFNPSGGDERILIDSSFFIDCETIDKLIDFYVKVQPLRFEIDSHGDFLQALGTKSNSAYISNMQNAVSQSQSLLKMRKDIFDVLRGTSLHALVLKESKFYHIGTTKEYLHHFCQNDVLQSELGLKQNVGNHYTGDMFNHNSELCVMNSVLHSDVKISRNVVLEFCHFQGAVSIASNTIVSNCRYSNQSTSEAVEIPADNFLHTVCVRHQGKRQFVTVFFNVDDNLKKGQPQNSLGDLIFLGQRLGNALDKSFDIPTTIFDPDESTFSLWNAKLFQPRSTMDESFAHALSTMKSLRVGGHNSSNLKSLFENSLSMKDILKSKDIEGMLEFRRNLTASILKL